The region TGCAGTGTAAACAAGGCAGTGGTGGAAgaagtacccagttgtcatacttgagtaaacgtaaagatacgttaatagaaaatgactccagtgaAAGTCTCCCAGTaaaactacttgagtaaaagtctaaaattttgttttaaatatacttaagtatgaaaagtaaatgtaattgataaaatgtacttaagtatcaaaagtaaaagtataaatcatttaaaattccttattttAAGTAATCCACAATGCAccattttttattaaaaaaaaatttacggcctgccaggggcacactcaacacagtttacaaatgaagcatgtgtgtttagtgagtcctcagATCAGAGgcggtagggatgaccagggatgttctcttgataagtgcgtgaattggccCATTTTCCTGCCCTgcaaagcattcaaaatgtaacgagtacttttgggtgtcagggaaaatgtttggagtaaaaagtgcattattttctaatgtagtgaagtaaaactcttccaaaaataaaaaatagtaatgtaaagtacagataccaaaactaaagacttaagtagtacttgaaagtatttttacttaagtactttacaccactcaaACAAAGTAACGCTGAATAATATGGACATAATAACATACATGTGGTGTGGGCTTAGCCATACactgcactgcacactgcactgCACAATACACTCTTATCCTAGTGACTAGTGTTAACAAACTCAGAGAAACGGCTTGGTAAGCATTGTCTTCTTGTGAATAATGTTGGGCATCTTGGGCATAATGTTGGAAATAATGAGGTGTttagggaaaaaaacaatgtCTGTGCATTGTGGTTTTTGAAAATAACATAAATAGAGTGAAAGTGTTAAGGCCATAAGAAAGAATGTGTATAACCAGCTTTTTACAGTCTCTGATTGTCTCCTCTCCTGTTGTAGGAGCTCTGCTGGTAGACCAGTATTGTAACCCCCTGGCAGATGTGTCATTGGACGGTATATCCTCCCAGctggaggagatcactgacaaGATCAAGAAGATGCTGCGGATAAAGAACCCCTCTCATCCAAGCCTGAGGGTCACACAAGGTTGGTCTGGACTGAGGAGTTGGAGAGAAACACATGTTCTCTCAGTGTCTCTTAGGAATGAATACAAAGAGCTTATACCAAAGCAAAAAAACATAGTCTTCATGTGGAAAAGTAGTCTTCATGTGGAAAAGTAGTCTTCATGTGGATTTGAAGCAGAATAATTAGTCTTTCGTTTTGAGTCCATGCACGTTCATGTTGACATACGATCCATTTTTGTTCTGAAAATGCCAAACTTGATTTTAGAGTTAACTCGCCCTTTAAAATATCTAACCAggtacagttgaattcggaagtttacatacaccttagccaaatacatttaaactcagtttttcacaattcctgacatttaatcctagtaaaaattccctgttttaggtcagttaggatcaccactttatattaagaatgtgcaatgtcagaataatagtagcgagaatgatttatttcagcttttatttctttcatcacattcccagtgggtcagaagtttacatactctcaattagtatttggcagcattgcctttaaattgtttaacatgggtcaaacatttcgggtagccttccacaagcttcccacaataaattggatgaattttggcccattcctcctgacagagctggtgtaactgagtcaggttagtatgcctcattttctataggattgaggttagggctttgggatggccactccaataccttgactttgttgtccttaagccattttgccacaactttggaagtatgcttggggtcattgtccatttggaagacccatttgcaacccagctttaacttcctgactgatgtcttgagatgttgcttcaatatatccacatcattttcctgccatctattttgtgaattgcaccagtccctcctgcagcaaagcacccccacaacatgatgctgccacccccgtgcttcacggttgggatgatgttcttcggcttgcaagcctccccctttttcctccaaacataatgatggtcattatggccaaacagttcaatttttgtttcatcagaccagaggacatttctcaaaaaagtacgatctttgtcaccgtgtgcagttgcaaactgaagtctggcttttttatggccgtTTGAAGCAGTCGCTTCTTCCTTGCTAGCGGCCTTTCAGAGTATGATGACATAGGATTAGTTTTACTGttgatattgatacttttgtacccgtttcctccagcatcttcacaaggtcctttgctgttggtctgggattgatttgcacttttcgcaccaaagtacgttaatctctaggagacagaacgagtctccttcctgagcggtatgatggctgcgtggttccatggtgtttatactagcgtactattgtttgtacagatgaacatggtaccttcaggcgtttggaaattgctcccaaggatggaccagacttgtggaggtctacaatttttctgaggtcttggctaatttcttttgattttaatatgatgtcaagcaaagaagcactgagtttgaaggtaggccttgaaatacatccacaggttgactcaaatgatgtcaaatagtctatcagaagcttctaaagccatgacacaattttctggaattttccgagctgtttaaaggcacagtcaacttagtgtacgtaaacctctgactcactggaattgtgatacagtgattgataagtaaaataatctgtctgtaaacatttgttggaaaaattacttgtgtcatgcaccaacttgccaaatctatagtttgtaaacaagacatttgtggagtggttgagaaacaagttttaatgactacagcaagtgtatgtaaacttccgacttcatctgtagGTCTTGAGTGTAAGTATAATTTTGTTTAATTCTCAGCCCTTTTCTTCACTGATGTACTTTACAATGTGATCCTGTTTTCTGATTGTGTCTGGTTCTAGGCGATTGTTTTGCTGTAGATGACTTTGATCTCCAGAGACAGGTGGTCGTTACCCTCAATGCTGTTTTATACGAGCAGCTTCAGTACAAGGGCAACGAGTGTGACTACTACAACCCTCTCAACTCCTACATACACCAGGTATGAGCTACTACAACCCTCTCAACTCCTACATACACCAGGTATGAGCTCCTACAACCCTCTCAACTCCTACATACACCAGGTATGAGCTACTACAACCCTCTCAACTCCTATATACACTAGGTATGAGCTACTACAACCCTCTCAACTCCTATATACACTAGGTATGAGCTACTACAACCCTCTCAACTCCTATATACACTAGGTATGAGCTACTACAACCCTCTCAACTCCTATATACACTAGGTATGAGCTACTACAACCCTCTCAACTCCTATATACACTAGGTATGAGCTACTACAACCCTCTCAACTCCTATATACACTAGGTATGAGCTACTACAACCCTCTCAACTCCTACATACACCAGCCATGACCTACTACACCCCTCTCAACTCCTATATACACTAGGTATGAGCTACTACAACCCTCTCAACTCCTACATACACCAGCCATGACCTACTACAACCCTCTCAACTCCTATATACACTAGGTATGAGCTACTACAACCCTCTCAACTCATACACCAGGTACAGTAGCTCAGAGAGGTTATAGAGGACATGGATGATGATGTTTTCCTTGGCCAGTATTCGCAAATCGTGTCAGAGTTTTAGTTCTGATCAGTGTGTCTTTTCAATCATGATGAATAACAGTAGttggacagggggacctgatccaagatcagcactGTTACTCTGAGACCTTGTGAAAATGGGCCCTGGACTTGATTATTCAAATAGTGAAAGTCTATATAGGACCTTTTATAATGCTATATCAATCAACTAAGAAACATGACAGACATTATGTGGCTCTCATACTCCCATGTCTCCTCCCTACGTAGGTGTTGCTCCGCCGGACAGGCATTCCCATCAGCCTCTCTGTCCTTTACATGACGCTGGCCAGGAAACTGGGGGTTCAACTGGAGCCTGTCAACTTCCCCAATCACTTCCTGCTTCGCTGGTGCCAGCAACAAAGAGGGTAAGGGGCCAAAGTGTGAGAGGAAGTGAATGGAAGGCAAATGCTTCTTTAGTGATCAAGGACTATACGTTTTTCCATCCACTGGCATAGTTGTTCATAGAGACAATCATAAAATTAATTGATCTTGATGGGATAGTTTAACGTTTAGTTTTCAACTAGTTCATGATTGGGTGAAATTCAGTATTGCGCTCCCAAAAATGCTTGTTTTCAATTTACCCGATGTAGCATTGTCTGCATTGCATGCCAGAAACCGCGTCAAAGTAACATGTTTGTACTTGTATTGATAAAACCTCATGTCTCATTCAGGAGTGGGGACATCTATGATTTTGTGTACATTGACGCCTTCGGTAAAGGCAAGCAGCTGACGGCTAAGGAGTGCGAGTACCTCATTGGTCATCAGGTGACTGCAGACTACTACAATGCCATCAGTACAACAGAAGTGCTGTTAAGGATGGTGGGAAATCTGCTGAACATCGGCAAACGAGGGTAAGACTTATGAACataggaatgtttttttttcttctgactAATATATAATTTATGCTTTTCTGACATCAGAAAATCTCCAACCGTACATCATGGAATTGAATCAATCCAAATGTTTCTTTTTTCTTGATTTTTCTATGTTGTCCTCAGGATCTCATCCTTGAGGTAATGTTAGAGTTGGTCAAAAATAAATTCCTACACTCAACTGTCGCTGTTGTGGTATGAAACAACACTGTGTATCACTGTGCTATGTCATGCAGGGAGGGCAATGAAAAATCCTACCAGCTGCTGAGAGACTCTCTGGATCTCTACCTCACCATCAACCCAGACAACGTTCAATACCTTCTACTACAGGCCAGACTCTACTTCCACCTGGGCATCTGGCCTGAGAAGGTTAGCATGATATTTCAACACGGCATATCTACATTTACATcttggtaatttagcagacgctcttatccagagcgactcccccatgggaatcgaacccacaaccctggcgttgcaagcgccatgctctaccaactgagccccaCGAAACccaaatacactacatggccaaaaagTAGGTGGGACACCCCTTCatattagtggattcggctatttcataTACCCGTTGCTGACCGGCGTATAAAATCGAgtacaccgccatgcaatcttcatagacaaacaatagcagtagaatggccttactgaagagctcggtgACTTTCAACATTGCAACTTCATCGGACGCCACctgtccaacaagtcagttcgttaaatatctgcactgctagagctgccctggtcgactgtaagtgctgttattgtgaagtggaaacgtctaggagcaacaacggctaagCCGCAAAGttttaggccacacaagctcatagaactgTACCGCCGAATGCTGAAGCGCGCATGGTGTAAAATTAGTCTGTCGTCGGTTGCAACTGCTCGTCGGGAGCttgatgaaatgggtttccatggccgagcagccgcacacatgcctaagatccccatgcacaatgccaagtgtcggcttgagtggtgtaaagctcaacacgtgttctctgtagtgatgaatcactcttcaccatcttgCAGTCCGACAGAGGAATCTagatttggcggatgccaagagaacgctacctgcccaattgcataatgccaactgtaaagtttgctggagaaggaataatggtctgggctgtttttcatggttcgggacccttaattccagtgaagggaaatcttaatgctacagcatacaaagacattctagatgattctgtgcttccaactttgtggcaacagtttggggaaagccctttcctgtttcagcatgataatgccccatgcacaaagcgaggtccatacagaaatgttcaGTGTGGGAAAACTTggctcaaccccatcgaacaccttctTCCAACAtcgagtggaaagccttcccagaagagtggaggctgttatagtagcaaagggaggaccaactctatattaatgaccgtgattttggaatgagatgtttgacgagcaggtgtccacatacttttgcccATGTAGTGTACATGTAATTGGACCGAATGGCTTTACCCTGGCTTTGATACTGCAGattttttgtaaaaaaacaacaaaaattggtctgcctttcttttttttaaagttgtattgtcacatacaccagatatgtccagtgaaatgtgttgttttacacggcacccctggagcaaataagggtgccttactcaagggcacatAGGCAGATTATTTTTTTCGCCTCGTCTGCTCAGGTTTTCGAACCAGCAGCCttttagttactggcccaatgctctaaccgttAACCTGCCTCTACCTGCTTACTACAGTCCAGAGCAGAGGACAAGCTTTCCCCAACTGATAATGACTGGTGTCTGACCCCTCTCCTGCCTCTTCCAGGTCCTCGACATCCTGCAGCACATCCAGGCGTTGGACCCGTCCCAACACGGGGCAGTGGGTTATCTGGTACAACACACCCTGGAACACATCCAGCACAAGAAACACCCTGTAGATCCAGAGGTGAAGAGACGCAGCGCCCCCGAACACCTAGAGCTGCAGTACAGTGTAGGCCTCATCATGAAACACAAGAGGTGGGTCTGAGCAGTCAGTCTGTCCGAgcagcctgtctgcctgcctgcttccCTGTCCGAGCAAACAGTCCGtatgcatgtctgtctgtttatccATTCCGTCTATTAATCCTTCCTGTCTATCAATCCCTCAATCTTTCCATCTGTTtgtccttccatccatccctgaATCAGCTGTTTGTCCTCCACCACCCTCTATCTGGGTAAAGCTGCCATCCTCTGCTGTTGATTAACACTGTCAATGTAAAACTACTGTACTCTGTTGAATGTCAGAATAGCTATTTATGGAATAATGCTTTTTATTATAATCATTGTGATTTATAAACCTGTAGTGTGCCCTTTCCCCATGTGTGACACTGTGTGACTGTCCCCCTTCTCTCCAGGTCTGGCTATAACTGTGCAATCTATGGCTGGGACCCCAAGTGCACCATGAGCCAGGAGTGGATTACCACCATGAGGGTCCACCAGCTGTCCAGCGGGGCTAACCAGCCCTTTTACAACGTCTTAGTGCAGGACGGCACCTGCCGATACGCTGCCCAGGGTACATCTATACCAGAGACATTATCTTTCagtgacatgtacagtatgtcattCTCAATGTCAGGGCAGTGGTAGTTCGTTAAGGAGGCATTCGTTAAGGAGGCAAACATGACAAATGTAATACTTGAAATGCTTATTGAAGAGTTATACATGCTGGATGAGTAAGGTGCTGCTAAGGTGTAGGCCTATATACTTTCAAATGTACACAGAATATGCAGCTATCTTGTACAGTAACTTGCCTCGGCTCAGTTTGAGATTTCCTGTTAAATGATACTATACTTAGTATCTTTATGCCTCTTTTTCTCTCGTCTCCTAGAAAATCTAGAGCCCCATTCTGCCCCTCTGGAGATCGCTCACCCGGAGGTGGGACGCTACTTCTCAGAGTTCCATGACAGCCACTATGTTGCCAATGAGGAACTGCAGACACGCTACCCAGAGGACATGGCAGAGACCCTGGGCACCGTACGGGACCTCTACCACAGACTGATGCCCAGCCCAGTGCAACAGGAGAGCCCCAACGGCCCAGAGGGACCTTCCCAGGAGAACCAGGACAGCCAGGAGAACCAGGACACCATGCCCACATAGCTAAGCCTTCATTACTCCTCGGCCCCATTCAAAACAACCTCTAGTTCCTACCACCTAGGCACAGGTACATCTGAAAGGATTGGATGTGTATAAACAATATGGCAGAATTACAACTAGCCTGTCATAGGGCAGATTGTAGCTACTACTAGCCTAACCTAATGTGGAAAGATGCCTGAGCGGAGTCCTCACTTCcgtttttcaggggaaatggaagttAGGTTGAAAATACTTTATCCCTGAAAACCAGACATCCGCTTTCAGCCAATGCCGCTAAGGGTGCTACTAGCCTATTGTGTAGCAGGTTGGCGCTACGACTAGCCTTTCATAGGACAGGGAGGCATTACTACTAGCCTATTATCGGGCAGGGTGGAGCTACTACTAGggtctaggggttgtttctggacagggccctctgttccccatccaGTTCCATTACTTGACACAACATCCTGTCCCCAAAACCATCAGGGCCGTTGGTATTCACAGAGTCTGAGTAGAAAGTGCTGATCTATGATCAGGTCCTCCACCTGTCCATATTATCTTATTCACTATGATCTTAAGGGCaaaactggtcctagatcagcgCTCTTACTCTTGAGAAGCTTATTTTGAATACTGACCTGTTAATTCTTCAGTACCTGGATCATGTGCTGTACCACCGCCTGCCAACCAACACCAGTCAAAGCCAAagccccttttctctctctaactTCATGAAGACTTACTGAGATCGAAagacttactctctctctctctccacctcaatATACTTTCTCCAACATCTGTCAAGAAGAGGTCTTCCCAGACTTGACTCCCTAGTCTCTCTACCCCTTTCCACTTCCACATGAAACaatattaaaaaaatactttacagTATGAAACAATATGAAAATGAGACTTACAATATGAAAATGAACCTTGCAGTATGAAAATGAGCCTTGCAGTCTGAAACGATATGAAAATTAACTTTACAGTATTAAACAATATGAAAATGAGTGTTACAGTATGAAAATGAGTGTTACAGTATGAAAATGAGTGTTACAGTATGAAAATGAGTGTTACAGTATGAAAATGAGTGTTACAGTATGAAAAGATAGAAACATGAGCGTTCCAGTTTCTACTCACACATTTTGAGTTGAATACTTTCAGTTGTCCCTCTTTTCTTCTGTCACATTACATTATAATAATGATTCATGCACTTATGAAAGGATGACTTTCACATTTCTAGAACGTGTTATTAAAAAATGCTGTATATTTACAAGTAAAACATTGCAGAACTACAATGACTTGAAACAGGAATGGGTTGCCAGacttaataaatataaataaaatgtttattttggtCTTGACTGTGTTATTACATAAGCCTACTGCAGTTTTTTTTCTGTTATTTCTTCTAGAATGTTCTCTGACTTGAGAATATAGTAGGTATATGTTTTTGAAAGATAAGGGTCTGTAACGTTACACTCAATGACAATGCCTTTTCACTACACGCAAAGATTACATTTGAAATGAGTCTCATTCTGCTATTAATGACTGATTGTGCGTCCGTCACATTACCAGTAATTAATTCAAGGACACAGTCGATTCATTCTGAATTGACTCATGTAAAAAAAATCGATATGTATTCCTCCACAATGGTACACTGTTTTAGGACCTTGGGGAAGTCAGCACATCGTCTCTCCCAATGGACCATAATAAAGAGTATGTTACTAACTTCCTTATGAAAGCAGAGGAAAGAGCTTCTTGGTACTAGTGAGGACAGTACAACTCAAGTAGTTTTACCTGCGGTTAAGATCATAGTGCGCTCCTGAAATAACTTCAATGCGCATTTGCAGCTCTTTTGAGAATAATCGCAATGGGAGCCTCGCAGTCTGCGGGCACTGAACACGAGTTCCAAGATCTGGCTGATCGAACTGGATGTAAGTAGCCTAGGCTTTACAATACTCTAACAGTTTTATTTCACTTTCTATTTGATTATAATCAAATGCAAAATAACTCCTTATTTATCAATAAATAGACTAAACTTTGATGAAGGGAAAATACTCTACAtgtataaaagtatgtggacacccgctCACTGAAtatattccaaaatcatgggcattaatatggaattggtaacccctttactgctataacagcctccacccttctgggaaggctttccactagatgttggaacattgctgcagggacttgcttccatttatcCACAAGGGCATTAGTTAGGTCGGgtaatgttgggcgattaggcctggctcgcagttggctttccaattcatcccaaaggtgttcgatggggttgaggttagggctctgtgcaggccagtaaagTTATTCCACACTGAACTCaaaaaacaatttctgtatggacctcgcattGTGCATgggggcgttgtcatgctgaaacaggaacattttccccaaactgttgccacagaaGCACAAGATTGTCTAGAATGtctttgtatgctgtagcgttaagattccctttcactggaactaattggcctagcctgaaccatgaaaaacagccccaaatcattatttctcctccaccaaactttacagttggcactatgcattggtgcaggtagcgttttcctggcatgcGTAAAACCTAGACTCGTCTAttggattgccagatggtgaagcgtgattcatcactccagtgaacacgtttccactgctccagagtccaatggcggcgagctttacaccactccagccgatgcttggcattgcgcatggtgatcttaggcttgtgtgcgtgcgGCTGCTAGGCAAACGTAAAATCATtgcatgaagctcctgacaaacagttattgtgctgaagttgcttccagaggcagtttgctacccagtagtgagtgttgcaaccgaggacagacgatttgtacgagctatgcacttcagcacctggcgatcccgttctgtgagcttgtgtgccctaccacttcgcggctgagccgttgttgttcctagatgtatccacttcacaataacagcacttacagttgactggggcagtgTAGCAAATCTAGAAGTGCCTCCTCAGTTCATATTTCAAACTAGAATTCTGAATTGCATAGTCACATTTCTTTGGTCAGTCTTCTGAAGAGCACAGAATGAGATGCTGTATTCTGGCTGTTTTCACATGAATAGACAATAGTTGGATTGTCCTTCTGTCATTCAATTGAAAATTTGATTAGAGGGTGGTAGGTGGTGGTAGGTAAGGACAGAGGGACCACTGTTTATTGAACCAGCTGTATAGAATGTCATGCAACTTGCCAATATGGCTCCATGCAAGATTAATATGTTGAGTCTACAGGTTACTCTATAGTCAGATTTTTTACTTTGTAGTAAAAAGTAGAATTTCAATATTGCACAGTCAATTATGTATCTAAAAATGTATTGACAGTCCAACAAATATCACAGTATTTTTGGAAGTGAAAAGTGTTGCTTCCCACTCAGTGTATAACAAGTGGATGAAGTACAGGTTTGCTTCTCCTCAGTGTATAGCACGTGGATGAAGTACAGGTTAGCTTCTCCTCAGTGTATAACACGTGGATGAAGTACAGGTTAGCTTCCCACTCAGTGTATAACACGTGGATGAAGTACAGGTTAGCttccactcagtgtataacacGTGGATGAAGTACAGGTTAGCTTCCCACTCAGTGTATAACACGTGGATGAAGTACAGGTTAGCTTCCCCTCAGTGTATAACACGTGGATGAAGTACAGGTTAGCTTCTCCTCAGTGTATAACACGTGGATGAAGTACAGGTTAGCTTCCCCTCAGTGTATAACACGTGGATGAAGTACAGGTTAGCTTCTCCTCAGTGTATAACACGTGGATGAAGTACAGGTTAGCTTCCCCTCAGTGTATAACACGTGGATGAAGTACAGGTTAGCTTCCCACTCAGTGTATAACACGTGGATGAAGTACAGGTTAGCTTCCCCTCAGTGTTTAACACGTGGATGAAGTACAGGTTAGCTTCCCCTCAGTGTATAACACGTGGATGAAGTACAGGTTAGCTTCTCCTCAGTGTATAACACGTGGATGAAGTACAGGTTAGCTTCCCACTCAGTGTATAACACGTGGATGAAGTACAGGTTAGCTTCCCCTCAGTGTATAACACGTGGATGAAGTACAGGTTAGCTTCCCCTCAGTGTATAACACGTACAGGTTTGAAGTGGTAGCTAGGTGTTTGGAACATCGATCTGCTAATCTTATCAGCTGGCTGCTTTCATAAACGGGATGACTGATTTtcagaagagagggtgagagagttcAATGAAGACTGATAATAATACTCTGATTGATCATGGACCGTTTCCAATAAAATTCCAACTTAAGTTTATTACCATGTGTGTAAAGTGAGAATGGAGATCTTGACAATGAATGCACCGCCACCTACATTCATCTCTACACCTGCCTGTGCAAAGTCTAGTGTGTGGTAGCCTATTGTTCTGTGGTTACTGAAGCATATTCACCTACAGTAGTTGTTGTTCCTGTAAATATCCATTTGAGTGTGTGCTCTTAACAGGCACTGAGAGGCGAAGCAAGTTCCTCCTTTAAAATAAACACTATTGTCGGCTAAATAACCTCTTCCAAATATCACAAACTGTGGTTCTATAACTGTATCTAGCAACCATAACATTCAAATGCTCATGTGAAGACATTAGCCCACACATAAGTCAATAATTCAACGTTCCCTTTGAATGCAAATATAATCACACCAGTGTGTTTGTTTTTCCATCAGGCTGATTGTGTTTTTATCATCAGGCTGATTGTGTCGTAGGCCCATTGTTGTCACAGTTCTCAACAGGTCTATCTGTTCTGTACCTGTTTGCACTTAATTTTTTGCTACAGTTCAATGTTTTGCATTTCACAACATATAGAATCCAAAAGGAAAGCTTGAATGAAAATGAAAAGCAGTGTAAAGATATCCAACCAGTCTAGGAGGGCGGTGTATCTGGAAATACAATACTCTGAAGTTATTAGGACTTTAAGTCTTAAGTGGCTCACTACTGATATATTGCTAATGCTAATCTGCTCTAAACTACTGTGGTTGGTTTCTTTCAGTTTCCCTGGAGCAGATTGGCAACATCAACAAGAGATTCAGACAGCTGAGTAACAATGAGGAGACACTAAGGTATTGTGACCAACGCCCTCATACAGTTCCCCAACGCCCTCATACAGTCCACCAACGCCCTCATACAATCCACCAACGCCCTCATACAGTCCACCAACGCCCTCATACAGTCCACCAACGCCCTCATACAGTCCACCAACGCCCTCATACAGTCCACCAACGCCCTCATACAATCCACCAACGCCCTCATACAGTTCCCCAATGCCCTCATACAGTCCACCAACGCCCTCATACAATCCACCAACGCCCTCATACAGTCCACCAACGCCCTCATACAGTCCACCAACGCCCTCATACAGTACACCAACGCCCTCATACAGTCCACCAATGCCCTCACACGGTCCACGAACACCCTCATACAGTCCACCAACGCCCTCATACAGTCCACCAACGCCCTCATACGGTCCACCAACGCCCTCATACAGTCCACCAACGCCCTCATACAGTCCACCAACATCCTCCTACAGTTCACCAACGCCCTCATACAGTCCACCAACGCCCTGATACAGTCCACCAGCACCAATATATAGTCACCAACACCAACATATAGTCAGTCCATCATTGTCTGTTACCCATATCCATGTATTCATAACACATCACCT is a window of Oncorhynchus mykiss isolate Arlee chromosome 11, USDA_OmykA_1.1, whole genome shotgun sequence DNA encoding:
- the LOC110536376 gene encoding F-box only protein 21 isoform X1, with amino-acid sequence MATSGAGDGCSSLNGFVSEIEQKQFTDLPAELLEYILCFPVLKHVDICNVSCSCKRLHDVCHGRGKVWGHQYKLRWPRLQKHYRQNECCDWLKEYRTRHTVGLQIRRTVVSISQRFFTEVPCVGQVLGDSFAEIESLGAPEHFCEDELLSILNSDRRKSLTLKYYAKKILYFLRQKNILRSLKMFLEQPAEQQSALEGALLVDQYCNPLADVSLDGISSQLEEITDKIKKMLRIKNPSHPSLRVTQGDCFAVDDFDLQRQVVVTLNAVLYEQLQYKGNECDYYNPLNSYIHQVLLRRTGIPISLSVLYMTLARKLGVQLEPVNFPNHFLLRWCQQQRGSGDIYDFVYIDAFGKGKQLTAKECEYLIGHQVTADYYNAISTTEVLLRMVGNLLNIGKRGISSLREGNEKSYQLLRDSLDLYLTINPDNVQYLLLQARLYFHLGIWPEKVLDILQHIQALDPSQHGAVGYLVQHTLEHIQHKKHPVDPEVKRRSAPEHLELQYSVGLIMKHKRSGYNCAIYGWDPKCTMSQEWITTMRVHQLSSGANQPFYNVLVQDGTCRYAAQENLEPHSAPLEIAHPEVGRYFSEFHDSHYVANEELQTRYPEDMAETLGTVRDLYHRLMPSPVQQESPNGPEGPSQENQDSQENQDTMPT
- the LOC110536376 gene encoding F-box only protein 21 isoform X3; the protein is MATSGAGDGCSSLNGFVSEIEQKQFTDLPAELLEYILCFPVLKHVDICNVSCSCKRLHDVCHGRGKVWGHQYKLRWPRLQKHYRQNECCDWLKEYRTRHTVGLQIRRTVVSISQRFFTEVVLGDSFAEIESLGAPEHFCEDELLSILNSDRRKSLTLKYYAKKILYFLRQKNILRSLKMFLEQPAEQQSALEGALLVDQYCNPLADVSLDGISSQLEEITDKIKKMLRIKNPSHPSLRVTQGDCFAVDDFDLQRQVVVTLNAVLYEQLQYKGNECDYYNPLNSYIHQVLLRRTGIPISLSVLYMTLARKLGVQLEPVNFPNHFLLRWCQQQRGSGDIYDFVYIDAFGKGKQLTAKECEYLIGHQVTADYYNAISTTEVLLRMVGNLLNIGKRGISSLREGNEKSYQLLRDSLDLYLTINPDNVQYLLLQARLYFHLGIWPEKVLDILQHIQALDPSQHGAVGYLVQHTLEHIQHKKHPVDPEVKRRSAPEHLELQYSVGLIMKHKRSGYNCAIYGWDPKCTMSQEWITTMRVHQLSSGANQPFYNVLVQDGTCRYAAQENLEPHSAPLEIAHPEVGRYFSEFHDSHYVANEELQTRYPEDMAETLGTVRDLYHRLMPSPVQQESPNGPEGPSQENQDSQENQDTMPT
- the LOC110536376 gene encoding F-box only protein 21 isoform X2; this translates as MATSGAGDGCSSLNGFVSEIEQKQFTDLPAELLEYILCFPVLKHVDICNVSCSCKRLHDVCHGRGKVWGHQYKLRWPRLQKHYRQNECCDWLKEYRTRHTVGLQIRRTVVSISQRFFTEVPCVGQVLGDSFAEIESLGAPEHFCEDELLSILNSDRRKSLTLKYYAKKILYFLRQKNILRSLKMFLEQPAEQQSALEGALLVDQYCNPLADVSLDGISSQLEEITDKIKKMLRIKNPSHPSLRVTQGDCFAVDDFDLQRQVVVTLNAVLYEQLQYKGNECDYYNPLNSYIHQVLLRRTGIPISLSVLYMTLARKLGVQLEPVNFPNHFLLRWCQQQRGSGDIYDFVYIDAFGKGKQLTAKECEYLIGHQVTADYYNAISTTEVLLRMVGNLLNIGKRGEGNEKSYQLLRDSLDLYLTINPDNVQYLLLQARLYFHLGIWPEKVLDILQHIQALDPSQHGAVGYLVQHTLEHIQHKKHPVDPEVKRRSAPEHLELQYSVGLIMKHKRSGYNCAIYGWDPKCTMSQEWITTMRVHQLSSGANQPFYNVLVQDGTCRYAAQENLEPHSAPLEIAHPEVGRYFSEFHDSHYVANEELQTRYPEDMAETLGTVRDLYHRLMPSPVQQESPNGPEGPSQENQDSQENQDTMPT